One Succinispira mobilis DSM 6222 genomic window carries:
- the ltrA gene encoding group II intron reverse transcriptase/maturase, giving the protein MLREQKTAKVGCRYEGMLETKSNNGARSMVTLETAEKDGANKLLEEILHRDNLNIAYLRVKRNGGAPGIDGMTVEEMLSYLKKHKEELLASIRGGWYKPKPVRRVEIPKQDGGKRNLGVPTVIDRMIQQAVAQVLQPIFEPLFSENSYGFRPGRNAYQAIKKAEEYYKQGYVRVVDIDLAKYFDTVNHDILINRLRKEIKEEAVISLIRKFLKSGVMINGIVNKMQEGTPQGGNLSPLLSNIYLTASDQMLESRGHKFVRYADDCNIYVKSQRAAERVMTSCTKYLENKLKLKVNQEKSKAGSPLRLKFLGFSLYKTGKRTGIRPHGKPIEKFKSKIRQLTTSRKQAKPIAEILKSIKNYTIGWLGYYSIANMSSRINTLNEWTRRRIRQIFWKQWKKPSARFENLKRLGIPKRKAWEWANSRLGYWRIADSWILHRSLTNEYLASIGYDDIAKRYEALHSNY; this is encoded by the coding sequence ATGTTAAGAGAGCAGAAAACGGCTAAGGTCGGCTGCCGTTATGAGGGTATGTTGGAAACCAAGAGTAATAATGGAGCGCGGAGCATGGTGACACTTGAAACCGCAGAGAAAGACGGTGCAAACAAATTACTCGAAGAAATACTGCATAGAGATAACCTCAATATAGCCTATCTAAGAGTAAAACGAAACGGCGGAGCGCCTGGCATTGACGGAATGACAGTAGAAGAAATGTTATCCTATTTAAAGAAACATAAGGAAGAATTGCTGGCAAGCATACGAGGTGGCTGGTATAAACCTAAACCCGTGAGAAGGGTAGAAATACCAAAACAAGATGGAGGAAAGAGGAACCTTGGAGTACCAACGGTAATAGACCGCATGATACAACAGGCTGTAGCACAAGTGCTACAGCCGATATTTGAACCACTATTCTCCGAAAATAGCTATGGTTTTCGACCTGGGCGCAATGCATATCAAGCAATAAAGAAAGCCGAAGAATATTATAAACAAGGATATGTCAGAGTAGTAGACATTGACCTTGCAAAATATTTCGACACGGTGAATCATGACATTCTAATAAATAGGCTACGAAAAGAAATAAAAGAGGAAGCTGTAATAAGTCTAATACGCAAGTTCCTAAAGAGTGGCGTAATGATAAACGGCATAGTTAATAAGATGCAGGAAGGGACACCACAAGGTGGCAACCTATCACCGCTGTTAAGCAACATATATCTTACCGCATCTGACCAAATGCTAGAAAGCAGAGGACATAAATTCGTAAGATATGCGGATGACTGTAACATTTACGTCAAAAGCCAGAGAGCCGCCGAGCGAGTTATGACCAGTTGCACAAAATACCTTGAGAATAAGCTAAAGCTCAAGGTGAACCAAGAAAAGAGTAAAGCGGGAAGTCCGTTAAGACTCAAATTTCTAGGATTCTCACTCTATAAAACAGGGAAAAGAACGGGAATACGTCCTCATGGTAAGCCAATAGAGAAATTCAAGTCAAAAATCAGGCAACTAACAACAAGCAGGAAACAAGCCAAACCGATAGCGGAAATTCTTAAAAGCATAAAGAATTACACGATAGGATGGCTAGGTTATTATTCCATAGCAAATATGAGTTCAAGGATAAACACTTTGAACGAATGGACACGAAGAAGAATAAGACAAATCTTCTGGAAGCAATGGAAGAAACCTTCTGCGAGGTTCGAAAACCTCAAACGGCTAGGAATACCAAAACGAAAAGCCTGGGAATGGGCAAATTCTCGTCTCGGCTACTGGCGTATCGCCGATAGTTGGATATTGCATAGGTCATTAACAAACGAATACCTCGCATCCATTGGCTATGATGACATAGCTAAAAGATACGAGGCATTGCACTCAAACTATTGA